The Geotalea uraniireducens Rf4 genome window below encodes:
- a CDS encoding ribbon-helix-helix protein, CopG family has translation MGKCKEKPKYNVVSMRVSDEEKATLIEMTLQSCKSISRLMREAIRLYAQQAEAGVNRR, from the coding sequence ATGGGAAAATGTAAAGAAAAACCTAAGTATAACGTCGTATCCATGAGGGTTAGCGATGAAGAAAAGGCAACCCTGATCGAGATGACGCTACAAAGCTGCAAGAGCATTTCCAGGCTTATGCGGGAAGCAATTCGGCTGTATGCCCAGCAGGCAGAGGCTGGCGTCAACCGGAGATGA
- a CDS encoding FadR/GntR family transcriptional regulator, whose translation MVFKPIRPKKVSAQIAEQIRSSILAGEFAPGDKLPPERELAEMFGVSRPSVREALNILTSSGLVMSYQGGGTIVKSLVDISAGSPLAELIKGEQARALDVIEVRKCMEAWTSYYAAQRALPEDLRKLERIVGEMERNLEEMKPSQDLDANFHIIIAQATHNVVWLHLMQSILDTMREFQRGVWRAVYLTEEDHRNLFLHHRAVFEAIRDRDAERARDTMLTHLTFAEHRSSAYVTQQQK comes from the coding sequence ATGGTTTTCAAACCCATACGTCCGAAAAAAGTCTCAGCACAAATTGCCGAACAGATCCGTTCCTCGATCCTTGCCGGGGAGTTTGCCCCCGGTGACAAGCTCCCTCCCGAACGCGAACTTGCCGAGATGTTCGGCGTGTCGCGCCCTTCGGTGCGCGAGGCGCTCAATATCCTGACCTCTTCGGGACTGGTCATGTCCTATCAGGGTGGCGGGACCATCGTCAAGTCCCTGGTGGATATCTCCGCTGGCAGCCCCCTCGCCGAGCTGATCAAGGGAGAACAGGCGAGGGCTCTCGACGTGATCGAGGTGCGCAAATGCATGGAGGCCTGGACCTCCTATTATGCTGCCCAGCGGGCTCTCCCCGAAGACCTCCGCAAACTGGAGCGGATTGTCGGGGAGATGGAGCGTAACCTGGAGGAGATGAAACCGTCACAGGATCTTGATGCCAATTTCCATATCATCATTGCCCAGGCAACCCACAACGTGGTCTGGCTCCACCTCATGCAGAGCATTTTAGATACCATGAGGGAGTTCCAGCGGGGCGTCTGGCGTGCAGTCTATCTTACCGAAGAAGATCACCGGAACCTTTTTCTGCATCACCGGGCGGTGTTTGAGGCGATCCGGGACCGTGACGCGGAGCGGGCCAGGGATACGATGCTCACCCATCTCACTTTTGCCGAGCACCGCAGCAGTGCTTACGTTACCCAGCAGCAAAAGTAG
- a CDS encoding ABC transporter ATP-binding protein: protein MHFGGIYEDEIVGKAYDRRLMARFIRHVLPYRRLVVGTLLILPLLAAAKLAQPWLLKIAIDNHIVAGRMDGLPLVAAYYLALILAESLLTFVEVYYLQYLGQRVMFDLRIELFSHIQRLSTRFFDRTPVGSLVTRLTSDVEVLGEMFAAGVITVVGDILVLAGIVGIMLWMNLRLSLVTFSVLPFLLWIAFTFRNRMRTAFRQVRARLANLNTFLAENIGGMAVVQLFNRQRAEQEEFRRLNAAYRDANLPVITWDAALYALVEALSAVAVGLIIWYGGGEIVHGSLTFGALVAFIQYIEKFFSPIRDLSAKYSVMQGAMAALERIYRLLDTESSPSPQPSPLGPLFGSTGGEGAIEAPLPLEKGGAEHRVMEPSPPFIEFKDVWFAYQGEEYVLKGFNLRLKRGEKVALVGETGGGKTTVTRLLSRLYDVNLGSITIDGVDIRDLPLDQLRRKIGIVLQDPYLFTGTIAYNIALGDARAGERMAQAVRVVGADRFISRLANGFSEEVRERGVNFSAGERQLISFARAVAFDPEILVLDEATASVDSEAERLIEEGLKGLLSGRTSLVVAHRLSTIQDADRIVVIHRGEKMEEGSHRELLAAKGLYYRLYQLQFKD from the coding sequence ATGCACTTCGGCGGCATCTATGAAGACGAAATAGTCGGCAAGGCCTACGATCGACGGCTCATGGCGCGCTTCATCCGCCATGTCCTCCCCTACCGGCGGCTGGTGGTGGGCACGCTGCTCATTCTGCCGCTCTTGGCGGCGGCCAAGCTGGCCCAGCCCTGGCTTTTGAAGATCGCCATCGACAACCATATCGTCGCCGGCCGGATGGATGGATTGCCGCTCGTTGCCGCGTACTACCTGGCCCTGATCCTCGCCGAATCGCTCCTGACTTTTGTCGAGGTCTACTATCTCCAGTACCTGGGGCAGCGGGTCATGTTCGACCTGCGCATTGAGCTGTTCAGCCATATCCAGCGGCTTTCCACGCGCTTTTTCGATCGCACCCCGGTGGGGAGCCTGGTGACGCGGCTCACCAGCGATGTGGAGGTGCTGGGGGAGATGTTCGCCGCCGGGGTCATCACCGTTGTCGGCGATATCCTCGTGCTGGCGGGGATCGTCGGCATCATGCTCTGGATGAACCTGCGCCTGTCGCTGGTTACCTTTTCCGTGTTGCCGTTCCTCCTCTGGATCGCCTTCACCTTCCGTAACCGGATGCGCACCGCCTTCCGCCAGGTGCGGGCAAGGCTGGCCAACCTCAACACCTTCCTGGCGGAAAACATCGGTGGCATGGCGGTGGTGCAGCTCTTCAACCGGCAGCGCGCGGAGCAGGAGGAATTCCGCCGTCTCAACGCCGCTTACCGGGATGCCAACCTGCCGGTCATCACTTGGGATGCGGCCCTCTACGCTTTGGTCGAGGCACTTTCTGCCGTGGCAGTCGGCCTCATCATCTGGTACGGAGGGGGAGAGATCGTTCATGGCAGCCTCACCTTCGGCGCGCTGGTCGCCTTTATCCAGTACATCGAGAAATTCTTCTCGCCGATCCGCGATCTGTCGGCCAAGTATTCGGTCATGCAGGGGGCGATGGCGGCCCTGGAGAGGATATACCGGCTGCTAGACACGGAATCTTCCCCCTCACCCCAACCCTCTCCTTTAGGCCCGCTGTTTGGGTCCACCGGGGGAGAGGGGGCCATTGAAGCCCCTCTCCCCTTGGAAAAGGGTGGCGCGGAGCACCGGGTAATGGAACCATCCCCACCCTTCATCGAATTCAAGGACGTCTGGTTCGCCTACCAGGGTGAAGAGTATGTCCTCAAGGGATTCAATCTCCGGCTCAAGCGGGGGGAGAAGGTGGCGCTCGTCGGGGAGACCGGCGGCGGCAAGACGACAGTGACACGGCTTCTGTCGAGGCTTTACGATGTGAATCTCGGCTCCATCACCATCGACGGGGTCGACATCCGCGACCTCCCCCTTGACCAGTTGCGCAGGAAAATCGGCATCGTGCTTCAGGACCCCTACCTATTCACCGGCACGATCGCCTATAACATCGCTCTCGGCGATGCACGGGCAGGGGAGCGGATGGCGCAGGCTGTCCGGGTGGTCGGCGCCGACCGCTTCATCAGCCGCCTTGCCAACGGTTTCAGCGAAGAAGTGCGGGAGCGGGGGGTGAACTTCTCTGCCGGGGAGCGTCAGCTCATCTCCTTTGCCCGGGCGGTGGCCTTCGACCCGGAGATCCTCGTTCTCGACGAGGCGACCGCCAGCGTCGACAGCGAAGCTGAAAGGCTGATCGAGGAGGGGCTCAAAGGTCTTCTCTCCGGCCGGACCTCATTGGTGGTGGCCCACCGCCTCTCCACCATTCAGGACGCCGACCGGATAGTCGTCATCCACCGGGGCGAAAAGATGGAGGAAGGGAGCCACCGGGAGCTGCTGGCGGCAAAGGGGCTCTATTACCGGCTATATCAGTTGCAGTTCAAGGATTGA
- a CDS encoding ABC transporter ATP-binding protein, with protein sequence MRESRRSYLLGALFLVGTNGFALLIPWLLKLAIDALRQPLATPHTPAYYAALIIGAALLQGIVRIFSRTTLLHAGRHIEYMIREDLYAKLLTLDLPYFSRERTGDILSRFANDLTNVRMLLGFGVLNVINTTVVYLAALFLMVHISPYLTIWAILPFPLTIIAVKRMSASMFRLSRRGQEELSRLTSRVEENVSAAAVIKAYCREEAEIEAFRGISRSYLDCNMGMARVRGAMIPIMAATGALGTLIVLFIGGSRVISGELTLGDFVAFNGYLAMLVWPTLMLGWILNLIQRGAASMSRLNEVLDAKATIREPAQPAAMGTIAGNIEFRNLSFTYDSEPFLQDISLSIRKGMRVGIVGPIGSGKSTLMRLIPRLFPVTDGQLFIDGVDINRIPLRQLREAIGFVPQESFLFSRTVGDNVAYGKEGATAAEIEAVASLASLAGDIERFPDGYATLVGERGVTLSGGQKQRTAIARALLKDPAILILDDPLSAVDARTEEDILRGFADYFGDRTVLIVSHRLSALRDCNLIIVLDKGRIVEQGSHGELQALGGRYAAIHREQQLRQEIEGY encoded by the coding sequence ATTCGCGAAAGCCGCAGAAGTTATCTTCTCGGTGCGCTCTTCCTGGTCGGCACCAACGGCTTTGCCCTGCTTATTCCCTGGCTGTTGAAGCTGGCCATCGACGCACTGCGCCAACCGCTCGCCACACCGCATACCCCGGCCTACTACGCCGCTTTGATAATCGGCGCCGCGCTTCTCCAGGGGATTGTCCGCATCTTTTCCCGCACAACCCTGCTCCATGCGGGCCGCCACATCGAGTACATGATCCGCGAGGACCTCTACGCAAAACTCCTCACCCTGGACCTTCCCTACTTCTCCCGCGAGCGGACCGGCGACATTCTCTCCCGCTTTGCCAACGACCTGACCAATGTCCGCATGCTGCTCGGCTTCGGCGTGCTCAATGTGATCAATACCACGGTTGTCTACCTGGCTGCCCTTTTTCTCATGGTCCACATCAGTCCCTACCTCACCATCTGGGCCATCCTCCCCTTTCCGCTGACCATTATCGCGGTAAAAAGGATGAGCGCCTCCATGTTCCGCCTCTCGCGCAGGGGCCAGGAAGAGCTGTCACGACTCACGAGCCGGGTTGAGGAAAATGTCTCCGCTGCCGCGGTGATCAAGGCTTACTGCCGGGAAGAGGCCGAGATCGAGGCGTTTCGCGGCATCAGTCGGAGCTATCTTGACTGCAACATGGGGATGGCCAGGGTCAGGGGGGCAATGATCCCGATCATGGCCGCCACCGGTGCACTGGGAACGCTCATCGTCCTCTTCATCGGCGGCAGCCGGGTCATCTCCGGGGAACTGACCCTCGGCGACTTCGTCGCCTTCAACGGCTACCTGGCCATGCTCGTCTGGCCGACCCTGATGCTCGGCTGGATCCTCAATCTCATCCAGCGGGGCGCCGCCTCCATGTCGAGGCTCAACGAGGTGCTCGATGCCAAAGCTACCATCAGGGAGCCGGCGCAGCCCGCGGCCATGGGGACGATAGCGGGGAACATCGAGTTCCGCAATCTTTCCTTCACCTATGACAGCGAGCCGTTTTTGCAGGACATCTCGCTGTCGATCCGCAAGGGGATGCGCGTCGGCATTGTCGGCCCTATCGGCAGCGGCAAATCAACCCTGATGCGACTCATCCCCCGCCTCTTCCCGGTGACAGACGGACAGCTCTTCATCGACGGGGTGGACATCAACCGGATTCCGCTTCGGCAGCTGCGCGAGGCCATCGGCTTCGTCCCCCAGGAGAGTTTTCTCTTTTCCCGCACCGTCGGCGACAATGTTGCTTACGGCAAAGAAGGGGCGACAGCAGCGGAGATCGAGGCAGTCGCCAGCCTGGCGAGCCTGGCGGGGGATATAGAGCGGTTCCCCGACGGCTATGCCACGCTGGTCGGGGAGCGCGGGGTTACTCTCTCCGGCGGCCAGAAGCAACGGACCGCCATAGCCCGTGCGTTGCTGAAGGATCCGGCCATCCTCATTCTTGACGACCCCCTGTCGGCGGTGGATGCCCGGACCGAGGAGGATATCCTCCGCGGCTTTGCCGACTACTTCGGCGACCGTACCGTCCTCATCGTCTCCCATCGTCTCTCGGCCCTGCGCGACTGCAACCTGATCATCGTCCTGGACAAGGGGCGGATCGTCGAGCAGGGGAGCCACGGGGAACTGCAGGCTCTGGGCGGCCGGTATGCGGCGATTCACCGCGAGCAGCAGTTAAGGCAAGAGATAGAGGGGTATTGA